CTCGCGCTCACGGCGGAGGCGGATCCTCTCCTGAACCGACTGCTGACGCTGCCGGCGCTGGCGCGCCTAGCGAACGTGCGCGTCGCGCGGCTGTCGCCGCCCGCCGCGGACGCGCTGCACCAGCAGCTCCGGGGCCGCCACGCCCTTCTCCACGTCCGGCTGCCGCTTCTCGCCGGAGGCCGGACCGTGGTCGTCGGCCTTCCCGGGGGAACGGCCGCCGCCCTCGACGAGGAGATCGGCCGGGCCACGCAGGTCGATCTGGTCACCCTCGATCCCGCGGGCGGATTCGTGGAAGCGCCCGCGTCGCGCGTCCGGGGCGCCGAGCGCCTGGTCGAGCGCGGCGCGCGGGCGGCGCTGGTTCCGCTCGAGCCGTTGCCGGAGGACTGGGCGCCCGAGTTCTGGGAGAGGTTCTACACCGAACTCGGCCGCGGGCGGCGGAAGACCGAAGCCCTCCGGCGGGCGCTGGCGGGACGCCGGCCGGCCGTGCACTTCGTGCTCTTGGGGCACGCCGACACCCGCGTCGTGCCGCCTCTCCGGGTTCTCTGGCCCGTGTGGGCCGCGCTGGGAGCGGTTCTGGTGGTGCTCTCGGTGGTTCTGCTGCGCGTCCTGCGCCGCCCCCAGGATCCGTTCGACATCGAGCCGCCCGAAGAGCCGGAGGAGCAGGCGGAAGGGGCGTGAGCCAGTAACCTCAGCGCGAGGCGGGCTCCGGCGCCCAGCGCGACAGCACGGCCGCGAGCTGGTGGAGCTGGAACGGCTTGACCAGCACCGCGTCCATCCCCGCCGCGAGGCATGCCGCCCGATCCTCCTCGGCCGCGTTGGCGGTCATGGCCACGATCGGCGTGGCGGCCGATTCTCCCTCCAGCCCCCGGATGGCGCGGGTGGCATCGTAGCCGTCGAGTTCGGGCATCTGGCAGTCCATCAGCACGAGGTCGAACCGCTCCGCCCGCACCGCCTCGACGGCCGCTTTTCCGTTCGCCACCAGCGTCACGCGGTGGCCCAGCCGCGCCAGCATCCGCTCCGCCACCTTCTGGTTCACCGGGTTGTCCTCGGCGACGAGGATCCTCAGAGACGCTGCCGCGGGCGCGAGGGTGGCGGCCGCGCTCCCGCGTGACGTTTCCTCCGGCAAGCCGGCGAGGCGGGCCAGGGCGCGGCGGGCGGGCGACCGGCGGATCGGCTTTCCGATCCACTCGGAGAACCCGGCCCGCTGGTAAGCGCCGAACTCGCCGCGCCGCGACCAGGGAAGCGCGACTCCGAGCGCCGGCCGGTTCCGCAGCCGCGACGCGGCGGCCGCCGCCGGTTCGGCCAGCGACTCGCCCACGATGGCGATGGCGGGAGCCGGATGCCGCTCGCCAAAGAGCCACGCGGCGAGCGCCTCGGCGTCGGCGGCCTCCAGGATCCGCGGGGCCGGCACCGCTTCGACGACGAGCGCGCGCATCGCTTCGCGCGCGGCCCCGTTCTCGTCGGCGATCAGGATGGTGCGCCCGCGCAGGCCCTCGAGCCGGGGAGTGGGGGGTGGCGCCGCATCGGGCAGGCGCGCGGTGAACCAGAAGGTCGAGCCCTGCCCCTCCCGGCTCTCGACCCCGATGTCTCCCTCCATGAGGCCGACGAGGCTCTTGCAGATCGCCAGGCCCAGCCCCGTCCCGCCGAACCGACGCGTCGTCGACGCGTCGGCCTGGGAGAACGGGCGGAACAGCTTCTCTTCCATGCCCGACGGAATGCCGATGCCGGTGTCGCGAACGGTGAACCGCAGGCGGCCGGGCTCCGCCCGCGCCACGCGGAGCACGACCTCGCCGCTGGCGGTGAACTTCACGGCGTTGCCGACCAGGTTGGTGAGGACCTGGCGCAGCCGTCCCGGATCGCCGGTGACCGACCCCGGGACGTCCGGCTCGACGATCCACACCAGCTCGAGCCCCTTCTCCTGCGCCTGGGGGGCCAGCAGGGCACAGACGTTCTCGACAGCTCCCCGGACGTCGAAGTCGATCCGCTCCAGCTCGACGCGCCCCGCTTCCAGCTTCGAAAAATCGAGCAGGTCGTTGATGATGGTCAGCAGGGTTTCCGCCGAGGTGGCGATCACCTCGAGGCATTCGCGCTGCTCCCGGGTGAGCCGCGATTCGAGCAGGAGGCTCGTCATGCCGATCACCCCGTTCATCGGGGTTCGAATCTCGTGGCTCATCGTCGCCAGGAAGAGCGACTTCGCCCGGGCCGCCGCCTCGGCGCGGCGCCGCGCCCGCTCCAGCTCCGCCGAGAGCTTCCGTTGAGCGTCCAGCGAGGCCCGGAGAGCCTCGTTCGCCTCGCGCAGCGCCCGTTCCTGGCGCCGCTCCTCCGTGATATCGCGCCCGACGCACAATGTGCCGGCGAACCCGGCGCCTGACGACAACGGGGTGTTGCTCCAGGAGACGATGCGTTCTTCCCCCGACCGGCATCGGACCGGGTGCTCGACGACGGGCCGGTTTCCCGCCTGCCCTTCCGCGAGGGCCCGCCGCACGCGGTCACGGTCGCCTTCGGGGACGAAGGTCTCGAGCCACGGACGTCCGAGAAGCTCCGGCAGGGTGTAGCCGCTCAGATCGAGAAAGTGAGGGTTGGCGTAGGTGATCGTCCCGTCGGCGGCGAGGCCGACCGCCAGCCAACCGACCCCGTCGAGAACGGTGATCAGCCGCCTCTCGGCGGCGTACAGCTCCTCGCGGGTGCGCTCGAGTTCCCGCTCGAGGTCCTCCCGCGGCTCCGTCGCCGGACGCCGCGTCAAGGCCGAACCCCCGCGCACCTGAGCATGCGCTCCCGGGCGAGTTCGAGAAGGCGCCGCCACGCCTCCGCGCCTCCGCCCTGACAGACCCTGCCTCGCTCCAGCTCGATCAACTCCGCGGGCCGCGTGACGACGAGCCGGCGGGGCCCCCGCTTCTCTTCCTCCGGCTCGGGAAGGCCCAGCACCTCTCCTTCGCGGGCGCGCCCCAGTTCCACCTCGCCGCCCCACGGTGCTCGTCCCACCACGGCGAGTTCGCCCCTCGCGATCAGGAGCAGGCAGTCGCCGCCTTCGGGATAGGGGAGGATCTCTCCCGCAGGCAGGCGGCGCGGCCGCGCGGCTCCGAGGACGCGCCCCCGGTCGCCGGCGGGCAGGCGCGACAGAACCGGCACTTCGCCACCGTCCGCGAGCCGGGCCAGCAGGGCGTTGGCCTCGGCGGCGACCGGCGGCTCCTCCCGCGCCTCGAGGCAGAGGAACACGGCCCGGAGCAGCCGCCCCTCGCTCGCGCACGCGCGGGCACGCCGGAGCCGCTCGCCGGGGTCGCGGTCCGCGTCCGATCCGTCCGGCGTGGTTCCGCCGAGCCAACCGGCGGTGAGGTGGGTCATGTCCGATCGATCTCCGCTGCGCCCCACCGCTTTGGAGAAACCGAGCGGGCCTCCACCGGAGGAATCTAGGCGGGCGCCGGTCCCCGACAACGCCGGGTCGCTCCGGGGCCGGGGAACGACTCTCCGGCGACAGCCGAGAAGAAGGCGCCAGGAGTGCCCCTCGCGCGAGGTGGCGTGCCGATCGTCGTGACGGGGCCGTCGGGGTCCGGACCGGCCTTCCGGCATGCAGCCGGGCCCCTTGCCTTCGGCCTGCCGCATCCCCGTGCCAGGCCCTTGGCTGCGGCCGGGCCCCCGACCTGTGGCCGGGACTCTTGCCTGGAGCCGGCCTCTTCCGTTTCGTCCGCGTCGCGCCCGCGCGGATCCGCGGGCGGATTCTATTCCGGCCAGTTCGCGCCCGTAAGTTTCGTGCTTTCATGCGCCTGCGCGCTACGGCGGCGGACGGCGGCGATCGATGTCTCGCCCTTTACACGTCTGTGGCAGCACGCTGCGGCGGCGGAGGGCCAATGGCCGGGATCGATGTTCGGTCCGGCACACGTCTGTCGCAGCACGCTGCGGCGGCTCGGAGCGGATGGAGGCGATCGATGTTCCGACCTGTATGCGTCGGCGAGCCTCTTACCCGCCCGTGGCGGGACCCCTCACCCTGGAGCCGGGTTCTCAGCTGCAGCCGGAACTCTTGCGGGAAGCCGTGCCCGGGGGCCGGGCGCCGCGACCGGAAGGCGCCGCAGCGAGCGCTCCGCTCGCGTGGGTCCCCGCGACGCGGGGAGCCGGACCGACATTCCGGCGCCGGCCGAGGTCCGGGGCTTTCCGGTTCGGGATGGCCGCGAAGCCCCGGTCGGCGGGGGCAATCGGGAAAGACTGATTTTGATCGATATCACGTCGCCGATTGATCGCGGTAAATGACCCGCCGCCCGTGACGCCGGTGCGCGTACGCTCTGGGCGATCACGGCCGCCCGCCTGAGTGCCCCCGGGCCTGGCCGAGGCAAAGCGGAGGAGGCGTCATGCGAGGGATTCGCGTCCTGTCGGTGTGTCTCGTCGTGTCGGTCGCCGCATCGGCCCCCCTTGTCGCCGATGTGCTGCCCTACTGGCTCAAGGTCACCAAGGAGCTGGACAACACGGTCGAGCTGGGCGACATCGAGCAGTCGCCCGAGGGGGAGCTGTGGCTTCTCGAGCGGACCACCGGGACGCTGCGGGTGCTCGCCGGTGGTAAGGAGGCGGCCACGCTCTCCATCCAGGTCTCGACCGCATGCGAGTCGGGCCTGCTGGATGTGGCCTTCGCTCCCGACTACGCCGATTCCGGCCTCGCCTTCGTTTCTTACGTCGGTACCGACGGTCACCTCAGGGTCGACCGCGTCCGCTTCGACGGCGCTTCCCTGAGGCGGGAGGGCACGATCCTCGACCTGGGAGCGACGGCGGGCGGTTGCC
Above is a window of Acidobacteriota bacterium DNA encoding:
- a CDS encoding CHAT domain-containing protein, translated to LALTAEADPLLNRLLTLPALARLANVRVARLSPPAADALHQQLRGRHALLHVRLPLLAGGRTVVVGLPGGTAAALDEEIGRATQVDLVTLDPAGGFVEAPASRVRGAERLVERGARAALVPLEPLPEDWAPEFWERFYTELGRGRRKTEALRRALAGRRPAVHFVLLGHADTRVVPPLRVLWPVWAALGAVLVVLSVVLLRVLRRPQDPFDIEPPEEPEEQAEGA
- a CDS encoding response regulator; protein product: MKARNLRARTGRNRIRPRIRAGATRTKRKRPAPGKSPGHRSGARPQPRAWHGDAAGRRQGARLHAGRPVRTPTAPSRRSARHLARGALLAPSSRLSPESRSPAPERPGVVGDRRPPRFLRWRPARFLQSGGAQRRSIGHDPPHRRLARRNHAGRIGRGPRPRRAAPACPRVRERGAAAPGRVPLPRGAGGAAGRRRGQRPAGPARGRWRSAGSVAPARRRPGARPRSRAAAPPACGRDPPLSRRRRLPAPDREGRTRRGGTSTVGRRGGTGARPRRRGAGPSRAGGREAGAPPARRHAARGVDRAGARQGLSGRRRGGVAAPSRTRPGAHAQVRGGSALTRRPATEPREDLERELERTREELYAAERRLITVLDGVGWLAVGLAADGTITYANPHFLDLSGYTLPELLGRPWLETFVPEGDRDRVRRALAEGQAGNRPVVEHPVRCRSGEERIVSWSNTPLSSGAGFAGTLCVGRDITEERRQERALREANEALRASLDAQRKLSAELERARRRAEAAARAKSLFLATMSHEIRTPMNGVIGMTSLLLESRLTREQRECLEVIATSAETLLTIINDLLDFSKLEAGRVELERIDFDVRGAVENVCALLAPQAQEKGLELVWIVEPDVPGSVTGDPGRLRQVLTNLVGNAVKFTASGEVVLRVARAEPGRLRFTVRDTGIGIPSGMEEKLFRPFSQADASTTRRFGGTGLGLAICKSLVGLMEGDIGVESREGQGSTFWFTARLPDAAPPPTPRLEGLRGRTILIADENGAAREAMRALVVEAVPAPRILEAADAEALAAWLFGERHPAPAIAIVGESLAEPAAAAASRLRNRPALGVALPWSRRGEFGAYQRAGFSEWIGKPIRRSPARRALARLAGLPEETSRGSAAATLAPAAASLRILVAEDNPVNQKVAERMLARLGHRVTLVANGKAAVEAVRAERFDLVLMDCQMPELDGYDATRAIRGLEGESAATPIVAMTANAAEEDRAACLAAGMDAVLVKPFQLHQLAAVLSRWAPEPASR